One genomic region from Paracoccus pantotrophus encodes:
- a CDS encoding invasion associated locus B family protein — MLKFAPRAAAAAAAIAIAASSPVLAQDSTNVIGTEGDWTVFSATSPKECWAVSAPKSTQNLDTNGKPKEVTRGDIRLYVAYRPGQSGEVSFSGGYPFAPDSAVEVNVGGNVFKLFTEGESAWTGSPADDAKLVSALRAGSTAVVTGRSARGTVTKDTFSLSGITAATNKAQAACK, encoded by the coding sequence ATGTTGAAATTCGCGCCGCGCGCCGCAGCGGCAGCCGCCGCAATTGCGATCGCCGCGTCTTCGCCGGTCCTGGCCCAGGACTCGACGAATGTGATCGGGACCGAGGGCGACTGGACCGTCTTCTCGGCGACCAGCCCCAAGGAATGCTGGGCAGTGTCGGCCCCGAAATCCACCCAGAACCTGGACACGAACGGCAAGCCCAAGGAAGTGACGCGTGGCGACATCCGGCTTTACGTCGCCTATCGGCCCGGCCAGTCGGGCGAGGTCTCGTTCTCGGGCGGCTATCCCTTCGCCCCCGATTCGGCGGTCGAGGTGAATGTCGGCGGCAATGTCTTCAAGCTGTTCACCGAGGGCGAAAGCGCCTGGACCGGCTCTCCGGCCGATGATGCCAAGCTGGTCTCGGCGCTGCGGGCGGGCTCGACTGCGGTGGTGACCGGGCGCTCGGCGCGGGGCACCGTGACCAAGGACACCTTCAGCCTGTCGGGCATCACCGCCGCGACGAACAAGGCCCAGGCCGCCTGCAAATAA
- a CDS encoding asparaginase — protein MTAARLIELWRGGMRESTHLGHVVISDANGIVEAWGNPGAVIYPRSSCKMIQALPLVESGAADAAGLGSEHLALACASHSGGRIHTERVAAWLSGLGLDDGDLRCGAHLPGDPAERKRLICSDESPCQVHNNCSGKHAGFLTLKRHMNAGPEYVEIDHPVQRAVRRAFEEVTGETATGWGIDGCSAPNFACTVEGLAHAMAGFARPGAGARGWAQRRLVEAMLAHPELVAGEGRACTELMRAMQGRAAVKTGAEAVFVGIVPERGLGIALKIADGGTRGAEAAITALMVHLGLLEEAHPVVQKYLTGPMRNWRGLATGELRRAEGFPS, from the coding sequence ATGACCGCAGCCAGACTCATCGAATTGTGGCGGGGCGGCATGCGCGAAAGCACCCATCTGGGCCATGTGGTGATATCGGACGCGAATGGCATCGTCGAAGCCTGGGGCAATCCGGGTGCGGTGATCTATCCGCGCTCGTCCTGCAAGATGATCCAGGCGCTGCCGCTGGTCGAAAGCGGGGCGGCCGATGCGGCGGGGCTGGGAAGCGAGCATCTGGCCCTGGCCTGCGCCAGCCATAGCGGCGGGCGCATTCATACCGAGCGGGTCGCGGCCTGGCTGTCCGGCCTGGGGCTCGACGACGGCGACCTGCGCTGCGGCGCGCATCTGCCAGGCGATCCGGCCGAGCGCAAGCGGCTGATCTGCTCGGACGAAAGCCCCTGCCAGGTCCACAACAACTGCTCGGGCAAGCATGCCGGTTTCCTGACGCTGAAACGGCACATGAATGCCGGCCCGGAATATGTCGAGATCGACCATCCCGTGCAGCGCGCCGTGCGCCGCGCCTTCGAGGAGGTGACGGGCGAGACCGCGACCGGCTGGGGCATCGACGGCTGCTCAGCACCGAATTTCGCCTGCACGGTCGAGGGGCTGGCCCATGCCATGGCCGGTTTCGCCCGGCCGGGCGCCGGCGCGCGGGGCTGGGCGCAGCGGCGCCTGGTCGAGGCGATGCTGGCCCATCCGGAGCTGGTCGCCGGCGAAGGCCGGGCCTGCACCGAGTTGATGCGGGCCATGCAGGGCCGCGCCGCGGTCAAGACCGGGGCCGAGGCGGTTTTCGTCGGCATCGTCCCCGAACGCGGGCTGGGCATCGCGCTGAAGATCGCGGATGGCGGCACCCGCGGCGCCGAGGCCGCGATTACCGCGCTGATGGTGCATCTGGGCCTGCTGGAGGAAGCCCATCCGGTGGTGCAGAAATACCTGACCGGGCCCATGCGCAACTGGCGCGGCCTGGCGACGGGCGAATTGCGCCGGGCCGAGGGGTTCCCGAGCTGA
- a CDS encoding TSUP family transporter, with product MFELSLDLVLLLAGAAFAAGFVDAIAGGGGLITVPALMLAGLPPAQALATNKVQGVFGAGTAAISYARSGLVDLRGQSGAAAVAFAAGLCGALLVSWIPAQALRYGLPLLLIGIAAFFALKPGLNDTDRMRRIAPAAFTASVVPLVAFYDGLVGPGTGSFFMLGFVMLAGYGILKATAYTKLLNFASNLGGLVAFAAVGKPLWLVGTVMALAQIAGALLGARLAIRIGARVIKPLLVATSTALALRLIWQIL from the coding sequence ATGTTCGAACTCTCCCTCGATCTCGTGCTGCTCCTGGCCGGCGCCGCATTCGCCGCCGGCTTCGTCGATGCCATCGCCGGCGGGGGCGGGCTGATCACCGTCCCCGCCCTGATGCTGGCCGGCCTGCCGCCGGCACAGGCGCTGGCCACGAACAAGGTCCAGGGCGTCTTCGGCGCAGGGACGGCGGCGATCTCCTATGCCCGCAGCGGGCTCGTGGACCTGCGCGGGCAGAGCGGCGCGGCGGCGGTCGCCTTCGCGGCCGGGCTTTGCGGCGCGCTGCTGGTCAGCTGGATCCCGGCGCAGGCGCTGCGCTACGGCCTGCCGCTGCTGCTGATCGGCATCGCCGCCTTCTTCGCGTTGAAGCCGGGGCTGAACGATACCGACCGCATGCGCCGCATCGCCCCGGCCGCCTTCACCGCCTCGGTCGTGCCCCTCGTCGCCTTCTATGACGGGCTGGTCGGGCCGGGCACGGGATCCTTTTTCATGCTGGGCTTCGTCATGCTGGCCGGCTACGGCATCCTCAAGGCGACGGCGTATACGAAACTGCTGAACTTCGCTTCGAACCTGGGCGGGCTGGTCGCCTTTGCGGCGGTAGGCAAGCCGCTCTGGCTGGTCGGCACCGTCATGGCGCTGGCGCAGATTGCCGGCGCCCTGCTCGGCGCGAGGCTGGCGATACGGATCGGTGCGCGGGTCATCAAGCCCTTGCTGGTCGCAACCTCGACCGCGCTGGCGCTGCGGCTGATCTGGCAGATTCTCTGA
- a CDS encoding tyrosine recombinase XerC, translating into MTGGAKPLALAPAMAENLARWLDSERATRDRSDHTIRAYQADLLAFLAFLGGYHGTPALPATLAGLTQSDMRAFAAAERGRGLSPRSLARRLSATRSFIRWMSDRHGFDASRALASRSPKFTRSLPRPLAPDQAQAVLDIAASAHPEAWIAARDAAVLTLLWGCGLRISEALGLDGADWPLREVLTLRGKGGKERQVPVLPIARKAIADYLRLCPYPLEAKAPLFRGARGGRLSPTLVASAMRQARQVLGLPPTATPHALRHSFATHLLAAGGDLRTIQELLGHASLSTTQVYTGVDDAHLMAVYRAAHPRA; encoded by the coding sequence ATGACCGGCGGGGCCAAGCCCCTGGCGCTGGCCCCGGCCATGGCCGAGAACCTCGCGCGCTGGCTCGACAGCGAGCGCGCGACCCGCGACCGTTCCGACCACACCATCCGCGCCTATCAGGCCGACCTTCTGGCCTTCCTGGCCTTCCTCGGCGGCTATCACGGCACGCCCGCCCTGCCGGCGACGCTGGCCGGGCTGACGCAATCCGACATGCGGGCCTTTGCCGCCGCCGAGCGCGGCCGCGGGCTTTCGCCCCGCTCGCTGGCGCGCAGGCTTTCGGCGACGCGCAGCTTCATCCGCTGGATGTCGGACCGCCACGGCTTCGACGCCTCCAGGGCGCTGGCCTCGCGCAGCCCGAAATTCACCCGCTCGCTGCCGCGGCCGCTGGCGCCGGACCAGGCGCAGGCGGTGCTGGACATCGCCGCCAGCGCCCATCCCGAGGCCTGGATCGCCGCCCGCGACGCGGCGGTGCTGACGCTGCTCTGGGGCTGCGGGCTGCGCATCTCCGAGGCGCTGGGGCTCGACGGCGCCGACTGGCCGCTGCGCGAGGTGCTGACACTCCGCGGCAAGGGCGGCAAGGAACGCCAGGTGCCGGTCCTGCCCATCGCGCGCAAGGCCATCGCCGATTACCTGCGCCTGTGCCCTTATCCGCTGGAGGCCAAGGCGCCGCTGTTTCGCGGCGCCCGCGGCGGCCGGCTCAGCCCCACGCTGGTCGCGTCCGCGATGCGCCAGGCGCGCCAGGTGCTGGGCCTGCCGCCGACGGCAACGCCGCATGCGCTGCGCCACTCCTTCGCCACGCATCTGCTGGCGGCGGGGGGCGACCTGCGCACGATCCAGGAGCTGCTGGGCCATGCCAGCCTGTCCACGACCCAGGTCTATACCGGCGTGGACGACGCCCACCTGATGGCGGTCTATCGCGCCGCCCATCCCCGCGCCTGA
- a CDS encoding DUF484 family protein, protein MTEQTAAELTEEIRARLLAQPELILADRDLMRALIGAREAEVGENVIDIRGRAMQALESRLDRLEAAHESVISAAYDNQSGMNTIHRAVLSLLEPTDFEEFLENLDIAVAPILRVETLRLVMESGGEIPAPEASGPLVIAPSGTVARLISGGRRMPRGDDIVLRRVARETLPFHGEARAPIRSEALLPIDLGPGRFPALLLMGSADLGRFNPAQGTDLLRFFGQAFRLVLISWLRT, encoded by the coding sequence ATGACCGAGCAGACCGCGGCCGAACTGACCGAGGAGATCCGCGCCCGGCTGCTGGCACAGCCCGAGCTGATCCTCGCGGATCGCGACCTGATGCGCGCGCTAATCGGCGCGCGCGAGGCCGAGGTGGGCGAGAACGTCATCGACATCCGCGGCCGCGCCATGCAGGCGCTGGAATCGCGGCTCGACCGGCTCGAGGCGGCGCATGAATCGGTGATCTCGGCCGCCTATGACAACCAGTCGGGGATGAACACCATCCACCGCGCCGTGCTGTCGCTGCTGGAACCGACGGATTTCGAGGAGTTCCTGGAAAACCTCGACATCGCCGTGGCGCCGATCCTGCGGGTGGAAACCCTGCGGCTGGTGATGGAATCGGGCGGCGAGATCCCGGCGCCCGAGGCCAGCGGCCCGCTGGTGATCGCGCCCTCCGGCACGGTGGCCCGGCTGATCTCGGGCGGGCGGCGGATGCCGCGCGGCGACGACATCGTGCTGCGCCGCGTGGCGCGCGAGACCTTGCCCTTCCATGGCGAGGCCCGCGCGCCGATCCGCTCCGAGGCGCTGCTGCCCATCGATCTCGGCCCCGGCCGCTTCCCGGCGCTCTTGCTGATGGGCTCGGCCGATCTGGGGCGCTTCAACCCGGCCCAGGGCACGGATCTTCTGCGCTTCTTCGGCCAGGCATTCCGGCTGGTGCTGATCTCCTGGCTCAGGACATGA
- the fsa gene encoding fructose-6-phosphate aldolase → MKFFVDTADVAAIRELNDLGMVDGVTTNPSLILKSGRDILEVTKEICDIVEGPVSAEVVALKAEDMIREGEHLVKIAPNITVKVPLTWDGLKACKALSSQGHKVNVTLCFSAAQAILAAKAGATFISPFIGRLDDINFDGMELIAQIREIYDNYDFQTQILAASIRSVNHITDAARIGADVITAPPAVIKAMANHVLTDKGLEQFTADWAKTGQKIV, encoded by the coding sequence ATGAAATTCTTTGTCGATACCGCCGACGTCGCCGCGATCCGCGAATTGAACGACCTTGGCATGGTGGACGGCGTCACCACCAACCCGTCGCTGATCCTGAAATCGGGCCGCGACATCCTGGAAGTCACCAAGGAGATCTGCGACATCGTCGAGGGCCCGGTCAGCGCCGAGGTCGTCGCCCTGAAGGCCGAGGACATGATCCGCGAGGGCGAGCACCTGGTGAAGATCGCCCCGAACATCACCGTCAAGGTGCCGCTGACCTGGGACGGGCTGAAAGCCTGCAAGGCGCTGTCCTCGCAGGGCCACAAGGTGAACGTGACGCTGTGCTTCTCGGCCGCGCAGGCGATCCTGGCCGCCAAGGCCGGCGCCACCTTCATCAGCCCCTTCATCGGCCGGCTCGACGACATCAACTTCGACGGCATGGAACTGATCGCCCAGATCCGCGAGATCTATGACAATTACGACTTCCAGACCCAGATCCTGGCCGCCTCGATCCGCTCGGTGAACCACATCACCGACGCCGCCCGCATCGGCGCCGACGTCATCACCGCCCCGCCCGCGGTCATCAAGGCGATGGCGAATCACGTGCTGACCGACAAGGGGCTGGAGCAGTTCACCGCCGACTGGGCCAAGACCGGGCAGAAGATCGTCTGA